Proteins found in one Frankiaceae bacterium genomic segment:
- a CDS encoding alpha-1,4-glucan--maltose-1-phosphate maltosyltransferase — MIGRIVITDVSPRVSCGEFPARAVVGERLRVEATIFREGHGAIGAAILLRAPGSDKGGGRAKRLPLTHLGHDRFAGEVVPDAQGRWTYTIEAWADPWAVWRYAVPIKLDAGQDVEVELEEGARLLERARDEVPKGVRGTGARNALTKAIDTLRDADLSQAERLNAAVERIVLDVVERYPVRDLVTTGERNAVWVDRQRALYGAWYEFFPRSEGATETKSGTFKTAMERLPAIAEMGFDVVYLPPIHPIGETFRKGPNNTLTPGPDDPGSPWAIGSAAGGHDAVHPDLGTIEDFDAFVSRAADLGLEIALDLALQCSPDHPWVSKHPEWFTTKADGSIAYAENPPKKYQDIYPLDFDNDMRGLSSEVRRVVQHWIDHGVKIFRVDNPHTKPLMFWEWLIWDVKTAHPDVIFLAEAFTRPPMMHKLAQLGFTQSYTYFTWRNAKWELEEYLRELSGPAADYMRPNFFVNTPDILHAYLQYGGEAAFKVRAVLAALMSPSWGVYSGYELLEGTAVREGSEEYLDSEKYQYKPRDWSQPSLAPYLLMLNEFRRVHPATHWLRNIVFHQADNDAIIAFSKRDGDDVVLVVANLDPTSVRDSTVHLDMPALGLDWGDTFHVEDAVSGETYTWHGPANYVRLDPFAEPAHVFTVRRAHG, encoded by the coding sequence GTGATCGGTCGCATCGTCATCACCGACGTCAGCCCGCGCGTCTCGTGCGGGGAGTTCCCCGCGCGCGCCGTCGTGGGGGAACGCCTCCGGGTCGAGGCCACGATCTTCCGCGAAGGGCACGGCGCCATCGGCGCGGCGATCCTGCTGCGCGCGCCGGGCAGCGACAAGGGCGGTGGCCGCGCCAAGCGCCTTCCGCTGACGCACCTGGGCCACGACCGCTTCGCCGGCGAGGTGGTGCCGGACGCGCAGGGCCGCTGGACGTACACGATCGAGGCCTGGGCCGACCCGTGGGCGGTCTGGCGGTATGCCGTGCCCATCAAGCTCGACGCCGGCCAGGACGTCGAGGTCGAGCTCGAGGAGGGCGCCCGCCTGCTCGAACGCGCCCGCGACGAGGTGCCGAAGGGCGTCCGCGGCACGGGTGCCCGCAACGCGCTCACCAAGGCGATCGACACCCTCCGCGACGCCGACCTGTCGCAGGCCGAGCGGCTGAACGCCGCCGTCGAGCGCATCGTCCTCGACGTCGTCGAGCGCTACCCCGTCCGCGACCTCGTGACGACCGGCGAGCGCAACGCCGTCTGGGTCGACCGCCAGCGCGCGCTGTACGGCGCCTGGTACGAGTTCTTCCCCCGGTCGGAGGGCGCGACGGAGACGAAGAGCGGGACGTTCAAGACGGCCATGGAACGCCTCCCCGCCATCGCCGAGATGGGCTTCGACGTCGTCTACCTGCCGCCGATCCACCCCATCGGCGAGACGTTCCGCAAGGGCCCCAACAACACGCTCACGCCCGGCCCCGACGACCCTGGCAGCCCGTGGGCGATCGGCTCCGCGGCAGGCGGGCACGACGCCGTACACCCCGACCTCGGGACCATCGAGGACTTCGACGCGTTCGTGTCGCGAGCCGCCGACCTCGGTCTCGAGATCGCGCTCGACCTCGCGCTCCAGTGCTCCCCCGACCACCCCTGGGTCAGCAAGCACCCGGAGTGGTTCACGACCAAGGCGGACGGCTCCATCGCGTACGCCGAGAACCCGCCGAAGAAGTACCAGGACATCTACCCCCTCGACTTCGACAACGACATGCGCGGGCTGTCCAGCGAGGTACGCCGTGTCGTCCAGCACTGGATCGACCACGGCGTGAAGATCTTCCGCGTCGACAACCCGCACACGAAGCCGCTGATGTTCTGGGAGTGGCTGATCTGGGACGTCAAGACGGCGCACCCCGACGTCATCTTCCTGGCGGAGGCGTTCACCCGGCCGCCGATGATGCACAAGCTCGCGCAGCTCGGCTTCACGCAGTCGTACACGTACTTCACCTGGCGCAACGCGAAGTGGGAGCTCGAGGAGTACCTGCGCGAGCTGTCCGGCCCCGCCGCCGACTACATGCGCCCCAACTTCTTCGTCAACACCCCCGACATCCTCCACGCGTACCTGCAGTACGGCGGCGAGGCGGCGTTCAAGGTCCGCGCGGTCCTCGCGGCGCTCATGTCGCCGTCGTGGGGCGTCTACTCGGGCTACGAGCTCCTGGAGGGCACCGCGGTCCGCGAGGGGTCCGAGGAGTACCTCGACTCGGAGAAGTACCAGTACAAGCCGCGTGACTGGTCGCAGCCGTCGCTGGCGCCGTACCTGCTGATGCTGAACGAGTTCAGGCGAGTGCATCCGGCGACGCACTGGCTGCGCAACATCGTGTTCCACCAGGCCGACAACGACGCGATCATCGCGTTCAGCAAGCGCGACGGCGACGACGTCGTGCTCGTCGTCGCCAACCTGGACCCGACGTCCGTACGCGACTCCACCGTGCACCTCGACATGCCGGCGCTCGGGCTCGACTGGGGCGACACGTTCCACGTCGAGGACGCGGTGAGCGGCGAGACGTACACGTGGCACGGCCCCGCCAACTACGTCCGCCTCGACCCGTTCGCCGAGCCCGCGCACGTCTTCACGGTCCGCCGCGCCCATGGCTGA
- the glgP gene encoding alpha-glucan family phosphorylase: MKALRRLTVRASLPEPLAPLGELVMNLRWSWHTDSLDLFESVEPDVWEEVGQDPVRLLASVPRDRLASLAADKKFLRRLGDAYDDLQEYLNAPRWYQSLSGVPSSIGYFSPEYGITEVLPQYSGGLGILAGDHLKTASDLGVPIVGVGLLYRTGYFRQSLSADGWQLEHYPALDPHGLPLHRVTAADGSPLRIEVGLPAGATLKAQVWRAQVGRVPLLLLDSDVEENAPPEREVTDRLYGGGTDHRLLQEMLLGIGGVRALRACGHEPEVFHTNEGHAGFLGLERIRVLVEEHGLDWDSALETVRAGTVFTTHTPVPAGIDRFPADLIETYFGGDNACHGVPVERILALGAEPEGDGSVFNMAVMGLRLAQRANGVSKLHGVVSRGMFAGLWPGFEPSEVPIASVTNGVHAPTWVAREVMEMASREIPSLTEDAKGWQDIAKVSDEDIWSVRSALRRRLVEDVRRRVRASWLLRGASPAELAWTDEILDPDVLTIGFARRVPSYKRLTLMLRDPSRLRSLLLDPERPMQLVVAGKAHPADDGGKALVQEIVRFADAADVRHRIVFLPDYDIGMAKVLLPGCDVWLNNPLRPLEACGTSGMKSALNGGLNLSIRDGWWDELFDGENGWAIPSADGVVDPDRRDDLEAAAIYDLLESAVLPKFYDRVRGVPRRWTEMVRHTLGSLGPEVLASRMLRDYVNLLYRPASESAAALSAEGYAAARALAEWRLRIAKAWPHVVVSHVESSGHGDTPEIGSVVHLRALVSLGGLSPDDVSVEAAYGRVSDNDEITDASHLTLGCTEQTGDSQWAYEGDVPLSRTGAFGYTVRVLPRHESLASPAELGLITSA; this comes from the coding sequence ATGAAGGCGCTGCGCCGACTGACCGTACGAGCGTCCCTCCCCGAGCCGCTCGCCCCGCTGGGCGAGCTGGTCATGAACCTCCGCTGGTCGTGGCACACCGACTCCCTGGACCTCTTCGAGTCGGTCGAGCCGGACGTGTGGGAGGAGGTCGGGCAGGACCCCGTACGGCTGCTCGCCTCGGTGCCGCGCGACCGCCTCGCCTCGCTCGCCGCGGACAAGAAGTTCCTGCGGCGGCTCGGCGACGCGTACGACGACCTGCAGGAGTACCTCAACGCCCCGCGCTGGTACCAGTCGCTCTCCGGTGTGCCGTCGTCCATCGGCTACTTCTCTCCGGAGTACGGCATCACCGAGGTCCTGCCGCAGTACTCCGGCGGCCTCGGCATCCTCGCCGGCGACCACCTCAAGACCGCCAGCGACCTCGGCGTGCCGATCGTCGGCGTGGGCCTGCTGTACCGCACCGGCTACTTCCGCCAGTCGCTCTCGGCCGACGGCTGGCAGCTCGAGCACTACCCGGCGCTGGACCCGCACGGCCTCCCGCTGCACCGCGTGACGGCGGCCGACGGGTCGCCGCTGCGCATCGAGGTCGGGCTGCCGGCCGGCGCGACGTTGAAGGCGCAGGTGTGGCGCGCGCAGGTCGGCCGGGTGCCGTTGCTGCTGCTCGACTCCGACGTCGAGGAGAACGCGCCGCCCGAGCGCGAGGTGACCGACCGCCTCTACGGCGGCGGCACCGACCACCGGCTGCTCCAGGAGATGCTGCTGGGGATCGGCGGCGTCCGCGCGCTGCGGGCGTGCGGGCACGAGCCGGAGGTGTTCCACACCAACGAGGGGCACGCCGGCTTCCTCGGCCTCGAACGCATCCGCGTCCTCGTCGAGGAGCACGGGCTCGACTGGGACTCCGCGCTGGAGACCGTCCGCGCGGGCACCGTCTTCACGACGCACACGCCCGTACCCGCTGGTATAGACAGGTTTCCTGCCGATCTCATCGAGACGTACTTCGGCGGCGACAACGCCTGTCACGGCGTGCCGGTCGAGCGGATCCTCGCGCTCGGCGCGGAGCCGGAGGGCGACGGCTCGGTCTTCAACATGGCGGTCATGGGCCTGCGGCTCGCGCAGCGCGCCAACGGCGTCTCCAAACTGCACGGCGTCGTATCGCGGGGGATGTTCGCGGGGCTGTGGCCAGGGTTCGAGCCGTCCGAGGTGCCGATCGCGTCGGTCACCAACGGCGTGCACGCGCCGACGTGGGTCGCGCGCGAGGTCATGGAGATGGCGTCGCGCGAGATCCCCTCGCTCACCGAGGACGCCAAGGGCTGGCAGGACATCGCGAAGGTGTCCGACGAGGACATCTGGTCGGTGCGGTCCGCGTTGCGGCGGCGGCTCGTGGAGGACGTACGGCGCCGTGTCCGCGCGTCGTGGCTGCTGCGCGGCGCGTCCCCGGCCGAGCTCGCGTGGACCGACGAGATCCTCGACCCGGACGTGCTGACGATCGGGTTCGCGCGCCGCGTGCCGTCGTACAAGCGGCTGACGTTGATGCTGCGTGACCCGTCACGGCTGCGTTCCTTGCTGCTCGACCCCGAGCGGCCCATGCAGCTCGTCGTGGCGGGCAAGGCGCACCCCGCCGACGACGGCGGGAAGGCGCTCGTGCAGGAGATCGTGCGCTTCGCCGACGCGGCCGACGTACGGCACCGCATCGTGTTCCTGCCCGACTACGACATCGGCATGGCGAAGGTGCTGCTGCCCGGGTGCGACGTGTGGCTCAACAACCCGTTGCGGCCCCTGGAGGCGTGCGGGACGTCGGGCATGAAGTCGGCGCTGAACGGCGGCCTCAACCTGTCGATCCGCGACGGCTGGTGGGACGAGCTGTTCGACGGCGAGAACGGCTGGGCGATCCCGTCCGCCGACGGTGTCGTCGACCCCGACCGGCGCGACGACCTCGAGGCCGCGGCGATCTACGACCTGCTCGAGTCGGCGGTGCTGCCGAAGTTCTACGACCGGGTGCGCGGGGTTCCGCGGCGGTGGACCGAGATGGTGCGGCACACGCTCGGGTCGCTGGGTCCCGAGGTGCTGGCGTCGCGGATGCTGCGCGACTACGTGAATCTCTTGTACCGGCCCGCGTCCGAGTCGGCTGCGGCGCTGTCGGCTGAGGGGTACGCGGCGGCGCGGGCGCTGGCGGAGTGGCGGCTGCGGATCGCGAAGGCGTGGCCGCACGTCGTCGTCTCGCACGTCGAGTCGTCCGGGCACGGCGACACCCCGGAGATCGGGTCGGTCGTGCACCTGCGCGCTCTGGTGTCGTTGGGCGGTCTCTCGCCCGACGACGTGTCGGTGGAGGCGGCGTACGGCCGGGTCTCCGACAACGACGAGATCACCGACGCCTCCCACCTGACGCTCGGCTGCACCGAGCAGACCGGAGACAGCCAGTGGGCGTACGAGGGCGACGTGCCGCTGAGCCGTACCGGAGCCTTCGGCTACACCGTCCGCGTCCTCCCGCGCCACGAGTCCCTGGCGTCGCCGGCTGAGCTCGGCCTCATCACCTCGGCGTAG